The sequence TACACGCACTACTGCGCGTCCTGTCATGGCGAGAAGGGCGACGGTCAGGGCCCGGCCGGCTCCGGCATGCGGCCTCCGCCGCGCAACTTCCGCCAGGGCCTCTACAAGTTCGGCGGCGTGGCCGCGGGCGAGCTGCCCACCGACGACGCGCTGAAGCGCACCCTGCGCCGGGGCCTGCACGGCACGCCCATGTTCGCGTGGGACGTGCCTCCGGCGGACGTGGACGCCGTGGTGCAGTACCTCAAGACCTTCAGCCCGCGCTGGAAGCAGGAGTCTCCCGGCGCGGCCATCGCCCTGTCCGAGGACCCGTGGAAGGGCCGTGAAGCCGAGGCCGTGGAGCGCGGCCGCACCGTCTACCACGTGGCCGGCAAGGGCAACGCGGGCTGCGCCAGTTGCCACGTCGCGTACCTGCCGCGCGCGGATCTCGCCGCGCTCATGGAGAGCGTCACCGGCCGCAAGGTGAACCTGGCGAACGCGGATCCGTACACCGCGCTGCCTCGGGATTCGGACTACTCGCTCACCGTGGATGCGAAGGGCGAAGCCACGCAGCTGGCGAAGGTGCTGCCGCCCGACTTCCTCTTCCATCGCCTGCGCACCGTGTGGCCCCAGGGCACGCGCGTGGAGGGCCAGCCGTACACCGCGCAGGCCCAGCGCGAGGACCTCTACCGCGTCATGGCCGCGGGCGTCGGCGGCGCGGCCATGCCTTCATGGAAGGGCGCCATCCCGGAGGAAAACCTCTGGGCGCTCGCGTACTACGTGCAGAGCCTCGTCGTGATGCACGACACCTCCGCGGCCCGCGACCTTCAGCAACGGTTGCGTGACTCGAAGGCACAGGAATAACGGATAGATTTAGCAACCTGAAAAGTAGGTCTTCCTGGGAAACTAATTCCCAGCCGTCGCGAAAATCCGGGCACTGCTTTACCTCTTTTCCCGGAGTTTTAACCGTGACGACCTATTCCGTTCGCAGCGGCGACACGTTGAGCGGCCTCGCGCAGCGCTTCAACACGTCGGTGGGCTCGCTCCAGAAGACGAACCACATCGCGAACGCGAACCTCATCCGGGTGGGCCAGCGGCTGACGGTGCCGGACGGGTTCCAGGCGGCGCCGTCCAAGGCGGGCAGCTACACGGTGCGCAGCGGCGACACGCTGAGCGGCATCGCGGGGCGGCACGGCACGACGGTGGGGGCGCTGGCGAAGGCCAATCACATCACGAACCCGAACAAGATCTACGTGGGCCAGCGGCTGACGATTCCGGGCGCGGGCGGAGGTGCGTCGCCGGTGACGTCGAAGCCGCCGTCCTCCGGGGGCGCTTCGTACACGGTGCGCAGCGGCGACACGCTGAGCGGCATCGCGGGCCGGTACGGCACGACGGTGGGGGCGTTGCAGCAGGCCAATCACATCTCCAACCCGAACAAGATCTACGTCGGTCAGAAGCTCACGATTCCGGGCCGCACGGGTGGCACGGGCGGGACGTCGAAGCCGCCTCCGTCGACGGGTGGCGTGGGTGGGACGCCGGGCACGTCGGGCGGCAAGGGTGGGGTGACGGCGGCGCAGTTGCGGCGGATCATGCCGAACCTGTCGCAAGCGAAGGCGGAGCAGTACCTGCCGCACCTGAACAAGGCGATGGCGGAGGCGAACATCAACACGCCCCGCCGCAAGGAGATGTTCCTGGCACAGCTGGCGCATGAGAGCGGCGAGCTGCGCTACATGGAGGAGATTGCCTCCGGCGCGGCGTACGAGGGCCGCAAGGACCTGGGCAACACGCAGCCGGGAGACGGCAAGCGCTACAAGGGCCGGGGTCCCATCCAGCTCACGGGCCGCGCGAACTACCGAGCGGCGGGTAAGGCGCTGGGCATCGACCTGGAAGGGCACCCGGAGCGAGCGAAGGATCCGGACGTCGCGTTCCGCATCGCGGGTTGGTACTGGCAGTCGCGCAACCTGAACAGCTACGCGGACGCGGGCAACTTCCGCGAAGTCACCCGCCGCATCAACGGCGGCTACAACGGCCTCGCGAGCCGCGAGATGTACTACCGCCGCGCGCAGGACGTGCTGGGCTGAGAACCTGTCCGACTGTCGGACAGGTTTGGGGACTCCGGGCCTACGGGCTCGGGGTCCCTCGTCGTTTCTGGAGGACGCTTGCTGGGGGATGGGCGTTCGCGTGCCGGGGGCCGTGAAGTAGGGTGGTGGCGATGCTTGAATCCATCCACCTCAAGAACTTCAAGAGCTTCGCGGACGCGGAAGTGAAGCTCGCGCCGCTGACGGTGCTCGTGGGCGCGAACGGCTCCGGCAAGAGCAACCTGCTGGATGCGTTGCGGCTGGTTCAGCGGCTGGAACTGGGATGGACGCTGACCGAGGCTCTCCAGGGACGCCGTGAGGCGGGGCGCGAGGTCGCTCCCGCTCTGCGCGGTGGAAGCATGGGCCTCGCGCGCTCGGCGAATGCGTTGGTGGAGCTGACGCTTCGCTGGATAGCGGAGCCCGACCTGATGACTCACGGCATGAGAATTGAGGTTCGTGGGGAGCCAGTATTTCGTTGGGAGCGGGTAGCGCTGGATGGGCCAGTCCTAAGAGGATCCTCTCGGATCGCTGTCGATTCAGTGCCTGTCAAAGGCTTGTTTCCATACAACGCACAACCCAGCATTTCGACGGACGAACAGAGCCTCACATTCCTGGTCCCAAACGAGGCTAATCAAAGCGTCTATCGCCAAGCACTTAGTCGGTTCAGTGAGCTGTACGCAGGCCCGGCGACTCAAGTTTTGACGCTTGGGCACTCTCTCTTCCTTGAGGTGATTCCCGCGAGAATGCGCGGCTACTCGCCTCAGCAGGACATCGAGTTGGGGACCGAAGGAGAGAACATCTCGTCTGTGCTCTGGTCCCACTGCGAGCGCCATCCGGACACCCAGCAGGAATGGGTCGACTGGCTCGCCGAGCTGTGCGGTCCGGAAATCGTCGGGCTCGATTTCAGCAGGACCGAGCTGGGTGACGTGATGCTTGTCCTCGTGGAGAAGGATGGGACCCGGACGCCTGCGAGGAGCCTGTCGGACGGGACGTTGCGCTTCCTGGGAACACTGGTTGCATTGAGGACCGTGCAGGAGGGCAGCCTCGTGATTCTGGAAGAGCCCGAGACCGGACTTCATCCGCAGCGAATCCATCTGCTCGTCGAGTTCCTGGAGTCCGTCGTACGTGAGCGAGGTCTCCAGGTCATCCTGACCACGCACTCGCCACAGGTGCTGCAAGCCTTATCCGCCGAATCCCTAAAGAACACCGTGCTCTGCGCTCGTTCCCCGGACCAAGACGGCACGGTGCTGCGCCGCCTGGGCGACCTTCCGCACTTCGAGGAGGTATCACAGCGCTCCAACATCGAGCACCTGTTCACCACGGGCTGGCTGGAGCGCGCATTGTGAAGGTCCTCGTCATTCCCGAGGACCCCACGCGCGACCAGTACATCCTCAAGCCCATCGTCGAGAAGCTCTTCGAGGATCTGGGGCGCAGGGCTCGTATCGAGGTCCTCAAGGATCCACACCTCCGCGGTACTTCCGAAGCGCTCGACAAGAAGATGATCGAGAGCATCGTCGCGGAGAACCCGATGGAGAATTTGTTCCTCCTGATGGTCGATCGGGACGGAGACCGGTTGGGCAACTCCCATCTGGCGAAAGGCCGTGAAGCGGAGCATCCGCATCGGCTCATTGCATGCCTTGCCGTCCAAGAGGTTGAGGTGTGGATGCTCGCGCTGCATCGTGATGCGCTCGGTGTTCCCTGGTCCGAAGTTCGCGCGCACCATGACCCCAAGGAGCACTACGCGGACCCGTTCCTGCGTCAGCAGGGATGGTTGATGCAGGTGGGGAGTGGCCGCAAACGTGCGATGCAGGGACTGGGCGCGCAGTGGCAGGCCCTGCTTACGGTCTGCCCGGAGCTGAAGGACCTCCGCGACCGGTTGCGAGCCTGGCTGGACCGCACTCCCGTCTGAGTGCGTCCGAGCAGGAGGATCCCCGGTCCGGATGGCGGATCCTCCGAACTGCGAAGCCCCTGATTCCAGGTACCTGACGGTGGCGCACCGGGTGCACCACGGGCCGGCTCCTCCTTCCTCGGAGCGAGCCTGATGTCCCGAATCGATGCGCCTGGTAGCAGTCCCCTGTCCCCTGAACCCACGCTTCCTGAACCCGATGCCCCCCTTCGCGTGGGCACGGCCGCGTCCCGCAGGACCTCCGTCAGTGAGAGCAGCGCCTCCGCGCCTTCGCGCAACGAGCTGCGTGCCTATGACGGCCCCTCCACTGCGCCCACTGCACCCCGGACCTCGTCGAACACCGAAGGCCCCGCTGTGTCCGCGCGTGAGCTTCTGGCCATGGGCGGCCGGATGCGTGCTCCTTCCGCTCCTGTCCCCGAGGATGTCTATGCCTCGGTCCGCTCGCACCTGACGCGCAGCCTGTCGAACCCGTTCCTCACGGGCGGCGACTTGAAGGCCACGCACGATGCGCTTGGCTCCGTGCCTCGTGAGGCCTACCGCGCCACGCTGGAGCGCATGGACCGCGATGGCCTGCTCAGCGCCTACGTGTCTCGGATGGATGCTCCTTCGCGCCAGGCCTTCCTTGAACAGGCTGCTTCGAACGGTGTCCTCTCGCGGCGGCCGGGGGACGTGGCGGGGCCGCTCGGCATGCCTGGGCGGCCGGAGATCTTCGTCAATGATCCGAAGCTGCCCTCGGCCCTGCGCGACGCAGTGAACGCCCATGCCACCGACTCGGGCCGCGCAACTGTCGTTGCCTATGACGCCTACCTGCAACGCCATGGTGAAGCCGTGGCCCAGGCGGGCAGCCTCCAGGCCCTTCGCGCGCTCGGGCCTCCTCAGGCGCTGGAGCTTCGCGAGACGTCGCTCGGCCTCTCCTGGTCCGACCCTCGGCGTGAGCGATACGAGGCCGAATGGAAGGCCGGGCTGGGACGTCCTCGGCACTCGCTCGTCCAGGCCTACGCGACCGTCAGCGCCCGCGCGCAGGTCCTCTCCGGTGAGCGGCCCGCCGGGGCCTTCCTCTCCGCCGAAGTGAGCGCGGCCCACGACCTGCTCCACTTCAAGAGCGAGGCCCATGCCTCCGCTCGCGGCACCACCGACGTCCAGACGCAGGCGGGCGTCGCCGCGAAGGCCGGGCCCGTGGGTCTCGAGGTGATGACGGATGCGCACGGCAAGACGGAGACGCAGCTCCAGGTGGACCTGGGCATCGCCAGCGTGAGCCGAGACTCGGAGGGCAAGGTGGAGCTGTCCCTGGGCGCGGGTTCGCATGCCCGCGCCCATGCGACCCTCAACCCCCGCACCGCGGAGTTCGGCGGCGGCATCGCCTTCGAGGCCTCCGACAAGGCCAGCCAGAGCCACGCGGGCCTCAAGCTGGGCTACGGCCTGCGCGGCCTCCCCCCCGAGCGCGCCATCCAGGCCGTCCGGGGCGACATCCCCGGACTCTTCAGCCGCCCCCGGGACCTGGACCCCGGCGTCTCCTGGGACGCCCTGCCCGCGGAGCGCCGGGCCCTCTATGAACGGCAGGGCTGGACTCGCGAGGAGTGGGCCCGGGACTCGCGGCGCTGATCACTTCACGTTCGCGGGCAGCAGCTTCTCCACCACCACGATGTCGTGCCACACACCGTCCAGCGGGGCGTGCTTCTCGTGCACGCCCACCTCCCGGAATCCCAGCCGCCCGAGCAGTGCGCGGCTGCGCACGTTGGTGGCGAAGACGCGCGAGGTGAGCTTGTGGAAGCCCGCTCCTTCCGCTGCACGGATCAGCGCCTGCATCAGGTGCTGGCCCACGTTGCGCCCCCGGGCCTCTGGCGCCACGTAGATGCTGAAGTCGGCGATGCCCGCGTAGCACTCGCGCGGGCTGTACGCGGTGGTGGAGACGTACGCGATGACGCGCCCGTCCTCCTCCGCCACCAGCACCGGGTGACGCTTGCCCAGCCATGCGTCGATGTCCTCGGGCGTGCGCGGGCGCGTTTCGAACGTGGAGGCGCGCTCGGCGAGGGCCGCGTTGTAGATGGCCGCGATGGCGGCCCGGTCCTCCCGCCTGGCGGCCCGGACGGTGGGCGGCGCGGTCATGGCGTGGGCCCGGGCGTGCTCGGCGCCGGTTCGTCCGATGCAGGCTCCGGGCGCAGGGAGTACGCGGTCCACAGCGCGAGGTGCCACGGGACGACGAGCAGGGAGATGCCGTTCGTGAACAAGGCGGACGGGACGGCGATCAGGCTCCAGATGCCCGCCGCCGCCCACAGCACCGGCGAGCTGATGACCTGCAGGTCCCGCGACCGCGAGGCATGGCCCGCCATGGAGAGCACGGTGAAGAGCCAGAGGACCAGACCGATGCCAACCGTCACCTCGGTCGCCGCCGGCATCTCGATGTAGTCGAGGAGGGCCCCCACCCCCATCAGGCTCCCCGACTGGAACAGCAGGCTCACCACCGCCAGGGTGACATCGCCCCCGCTCAGCCCCGGCTCCCTCCCTCCGGAGCGCTTCAACTCCACGAGTTCCGGCGGCAGCTCCAGCGCGTAGGGGTAGCCCAGGGCCAGCAAGGCCTCCTTCGCCGCGTGCCGCACCTTCATCCCGCCCGAGCCCGTGTGGTCCCCCACCGGGTTGTTCCGCTCCAGCAGCCCCAGCAGGAGATCCGCTCGCTCGCGCGGGGATTCGTCCGGCGCGGGTGGCCGGCCCAGCCCCACGATGAGCGCGTCGATGTCCGCGCGCACCATCCCCGGAGAGCGCACCTCCTCCAGCAGCGACGCCAGCGGCGGGAACGACTCCGCCGCGATGGGCGCGGGAAGGTCGGTGGGCGCTTCATCGACGGTGACGGACGGCGGCGCGGAACGGAGGGCTGCCTGGGACATGGGGACTCCTACAGGGACAGTCATCCTCCGGCGAAAGCCCGCGAGCAAGGGGGCCCCCGCTGCCCATGGCTCCCACGAGCGGACAGTGTCGGCGGACCGGGGGCAAGGGGGTGGGGCCTCCGTCCGGAGGACGAGGGAGCAGCCTTGGGAGGCAGGCCACCTTCCCCCCGCGTGCGCACCCTTCCCGGGCACACCCCTTACCTCTCTTGCGACGAACGAGGACTCCCGATGCCGATGGAACGAGCGCAGCGGTTCGTGGACGCACTGCTGAAACTGGAGGAGCACGGCGACATCGAGCCGATGATCGCCCTCTTCACCGACGACGCGCAGGTGAGCAACGTCGCTTCGCCCAGTGTCTTCTCCGGCGTCGACGGCGCCCGCCGCTTCTGGACCGAGTACAAGGGCACCCTGGGCAAGGTGAAGTCCACCTTCCGCAACATGATCGAATCCGGTGACCGCGTGGCCCTGGAGTGGGAGACGCAGGGCACCGCGCACAACGGGGCCGCCATCGCCTACGAGGGCGTCTCCATCATCGAGTGGGACGGCGACCGGGTCCGCCGCTTCTTCGCCTACTTCGACCCGCACGCCCTGGGGCAGGAGCTGGCCCACGGCACCGCGCCTCGGACCGAGGTGCCGTCCACGACGCCCGCGTAACGCGTCACGTCTGGTGGCCCCCGGGGCGTGGCTCCACCTCCCACCCCGGGGTGCACCGTCATCGCAAGGTTCACCCGGATCCTGTGTGCACTTCCGTGCACCGGAGCCTTGAGCCGGGGTAGCCTGGGAAGACAGGGCCCCCGCTTTCGACGGGCCGCGTTGTCCCCCCCCGGAACCCCATGATGACCCGCGTCATTGCCCCCCTCCTGGCCGTCCTGCTCCTGGCGGCCTCCCCCGCTGGCGCGGCCCTCGCGCCGGACGCTCCCGTGCTGGTCGCCGCCGCCAAGCGCAAGCCCGCGAAGCGCAAGCCCGCCCGTCCCGTGCCGCCCCCTCCGCAGGAGGCCGCGCCCACCACCCCCGCCGCGCCGACCCCGGTGACGCCGGACGTGACGCCGCCCGTGTCCGCCACGCAGGAGCCCTCGGGCTCCCCGGGCTCGGCCGGCTCGACGGACTCGTCCGCCACCCAGGGCTCCACGTCGGAGCCCAGCCTGGACTTCGACCTGCTCACGCCGGAGGCGGAGGCCTCCAAGGGCCTGCTGGATCCGGACCTGCAGAAGGACCTGGAGACGCGCCGCACCATGCTCAAGCTGCACCAGGGCCTGGGCCTGGCCATGGCGGGCGGCCTCACCGCGGCCACCGTGCTGGGGCAGATCCAGTTCAGCCGCTCGTTCACGGGCGGCGGGGATGACCGGTCGCTGCTGGCGTGGCACCGGGGCGTCGTCATCGGCACGTCGCTGCTGTTCGCCACCGTGGGCACGCTGGGCGTGCTGGCGCCGGATCCGGTGGAGCGCGCGTTCCAGTGGGACACGGTGACGTTCCACAAGATCTTCATGAGCCTGGCGACCGCCGGGATGATTGCCCAGGCGGTGCTGGGCATCCTGGCCACCCACAGCTACGGCGAAATCACGGAGCCGAAGTACGCCACCGCGCACCAGGTGGTGGGCTATGCCACGTTGGGCTGCGTCGCCGCGGGCATCGTCACGCTCACCTTCTGACCCTCATCCCCCCTGTCGTGAATGTCTCCGCGCGCCGGCCGTTGTGCGGAAGGCAAGCCGTACCCCCTCTGGAGGCCGCCGTGATTGCTCGACGACTCGTTCTGTCCGCTGCCCTGCTGCTCGCGCTCCCCGCCGCCGCGCAGAACGCGAAGATGTACTCGGTGAAGAAGGACGCCAGCTCCCTCACCTACAAGCTCATCCACAAGATGCACACCGTGTCCGGCAAGGCGCCCCCCAGCGAGGGCAAGGCCGTGCTGAAGCCGGACGGCACCCTCCAGGTGGCCGTGCGCGCGCAGGTGAAGGACTTCGACTCGCAGAACTCCAACCGCGACACGCACATGCTGGAGGTGACGGAGGCCTCCAAGTTCCCGCTGGTGGAGGTCAAGGCCGTGGGCACCGGCGTGAAGACGCCCGCCGCGTTCCCGGCCTCCGTGCCGGTGACCCTCAAGGGCAAGCTCACCTTCCACGGCGTGACGAAGGACGTGGAGATCCCCATGACGGTGAAGTTCGACTCCGCCAAGCAGGTGACGGCGGACGGGTCCTTCAAGATCAGCCTGGAGGGCTACAACATCGAGCGCCCCACGCTGCTGCTCGTGAAGGTGGAAGACGAGCTGGTGCTGGAGCCGCACCTCGTCTTCACGGAGGGCACGTGAGCTCGTCGCGCCGCGACTTCTTCAAGAAGATCATCGGAACGGGCGCCGTGGTGGCGGGGCTGCCGGCGTGCGCGCCGGACATCGACCCGGCGCCGGTGCTGGACGTGCAGATGCCGGGGGATGACGGCATCGTGTCGCTGGTGGTGCAGCGCTACCCGGACCTGTCCCGCACGGGCGGGGCGGTGACGCTGCGCTTTCCGGGCGGCTCCGGGCAGGAGAACCTGCTGGTGGTGCACCCGTCCGCGGACACGTACGCGGTGCTGTCCGCCACGTGCACGCACGTGGGCTGCCCCATGGGCTTCGACGGGACAGAGGCCGTGTGCCCCTGCCACCTGTCGAAGTTCGACATCACCACGGGCGAGGTGACGAACCCGCCCGCCAAGGTGGCGCTCAAGACGTACGTGGCCACGTACAACGCGGGCACGCAGGTGCTGAGCATCAACATCAAGGCCGGTGACGACGCCTTCCCCGCGCTGGTGAACGGCACCGTGACGCTGCCGTTCGCCGAGTTCCCGGACCTCCAGAACACGGGCGGCATGGTGAGCGGCCGGCCCACCGGCTACGGAAAGACCATCTTCGTCTTCAAGCTGGAGGACGGGACCTATTCGGCCGTGGACTCCATCTGCCCGCATGCGCAGTGCGAGGTGGGCTTCGAGTCCAGCATCGATGGCCTGCTCTGCCCCTGCCATGCGTCCACGTTCACCAAGACGGGCACCGTCACGCAGGGCCCCGCCACCAGCGACCTGAAGAAGTTCACGGTCACGGCGGACACGTCCAACGTGGTCGTCACCATCGCCTGAGTGTTTCAAAGACGGGAGGCCGTGCATGGCCTCCCGTCCCCGCCGGCCTTGATCAGCGCAGCCGGCTCCAGAACGACCGCCGCGAGGAGATGCGCTCCAGCGCCTCCTGCAGCTCCTCGTCCTGATCCGCGCGGCTGGCGATGTCCCCCAGCGCGATGATGCCCACCAGCCGGTCGTCGGGCTCCACCACGGGGACGCGGCGCACCTGCTTGCGGCCCATCAGCTCGATGACGCCGTGCAGGTCCTCCTCCGGCAGCACCGCCTCCACCTCCTCCGTCATCACGTCCGCCGCGCGCAGGCCGTCCACGGCACGCTGTCCGGTGAAGGCGCGCAGCGCGAGGTCGCGGTCCGTGACCAGGCCCAGCAGCCGCCCGTCCGCGTCCACGATGGGCACCACGCCGCAGTCCTCGTCGCGCATGAGCTGCGCCACCTCGCGCAGCGTGCTGTCGCGGCGGGCGGTGCGCACCGGGCGGGTCATGATGTCGCGCGCGCTGAGCGGCTCGCGGCGCCAGCGGCGGGAGGTGCCGGACGCGGTCGCTGCGTCGCGGGACTCCCGGAGCCGCGGATCCAACGGGAAGCGCTCCTCCCGCTGGGGGGTGAACCGCTCGAGCATGCGCGCGTCCTCGCGGGAAGCGGCGCGGCCCTGCGGCCGGTCGCGCAGCAGGGGCTCCGGGCCGCCGTAGCCGGTGCGGTCCCATTCCCGGTAGCTGGCGCGCTGCTCGGGCATCTCGTAGGCGGTGCCCTCGCCCTGGGTGCGCACGGGGCCGGCGCCGTTGGCGTAGCGCGGGTCGCGGTCATCGCGGCCGTAGGGCCCGGAGGTGCCGCCATCGCGCTCGCCCTCGCGGTCCGCGCGCCACGTGCCAGTGTCGTCCACGTCCGTGCGCACGCGGGCCAGGCGCCACGCGGCGGCGCGGTGGAAGCGCCCCTGGCGGTTGGAGGGCTCCTCGTCGCGCCCCGGGTTCCAACCGCTCACGTCCGACTCCGAGCGCTCGCGCGAGCCCGGCGGCGCCACGTCCGGCGAGCGGTGCGTGGCCATCGCGTCGGTGGGAGGCGTGGAGATGTCCGCGCGCCCCAGGTCATGCCTGCCGTTTCCGTTGCTGTAGTCCTTGGTGCCCATGTGCGTCGCAAGCCTCCTCGACTTGCGAACATGGGAAGCGGGCCGGAACGCGCAAAGCTCCAGCCGTGCAGGTGCGGCGCCGCTCGCCCGTCCGCTCTTGGAGCTCGCGGCCCGCGGCCGGACGTCAGGCGACGGTGAGCGCGTCGCCCAGGTGCACCAGTCCCCGGAAGTCCTCCAGGTCCGCGCCCGCGTCCGGCGCGGCGATGGCCATGGCGCCCCGGGGCAGCCCTTCCGCCAGCCGGGCCAGCAGCGAGCGGTGGGCCTTCGCGCGCGCGTCCTCCACGCCCGCCAGGCGCTCCAGCCCGATGACGGCGTCCGCGTCCGCGGCGTTGCTGGCGTGCGGCTTCAGGTTGGCGGCCGGGGCCAGGCCGTCCTCGCGCGCCCAGCTGCGGTTGAGCACGTAGCCCGCGAAGGGCAGCCCCTTCGCCTGGAGCGTCTCCTGGAAGAACGTGGCCTCGCGCAGCGCGGCGGCCTCCGGCGACGTGACCAGCAGGAACGCCGCGTCCTTCGACGACAGGTGCTCCCGCAGCCGGTCCGCGTGCAGGCGGATGCCGGCGAACAGCCCGCCGAAGGCGGCCACGAAGGAGCGCATCTCCTGCGCGAAGCCCGCGCCGAAGATGCCGTCCAGCACGCGGCCCACCAGCGCCTGCGCGCCCTGCCACAGCCGGCCCGTGCGGCCGGAGTCCGGCCCGAAGAGGGAGATGACCCGGTCATCCAGGAAGCGCGACAGCCGGCCCGGGGCCTCCAGGAAGTCCAGCGCGTGGCGGCTGGGCGGCGTGTCCAGCAGGATGAGGTCGTAGTGGCCCTCCGCGAGGAAGCCGTCCAGCGCCTCCGCGGCGGCGTACTCCTGCACGCCCGCGACCAGCTCCGACAGGAAGCGGTACAGCCGGTGCTCCAGGATGGCGCGCGCGGCGCTCTCCGTGGCGGACAGCCGGCGCACCATGCGCTCGAAGACGACGCGGGGCTCCAGCATCCACACGTCCAGCCGGCCCGTGCCGCGCGGACCGTCCGCGTACAGGCGCTCCGGGGGGACGGTGGTGGGCTCCGCGCCGTTCTCCTTCAGCCCCATGGCCTCCGCCAGCCGCCGGGCCGGGTCGATGGTGAGCACCAGCACCTTGCGCCCGGAGCGGGCCGCGGCCACGCCCAGCGCCGCCGCCGTGGTCGTCTTGCCCACGCCGCCCGCGCCGCACAGGACGATGATCCGCTTGTCGCGCAGCAGTGCGTCCAGGTTCATGGCGTCGCTTCCCGGCCGCCGTGAGACGCGGCCCCTTCGAGTGTGGAACCCAGCAGCTCCGCCAGCCGCTCCACCAGCGCCATGCCCGTCAGCGCCAGCTCCGGCATGCCCCAGTGCGGCACGCCCAGGCCCGCGGCCAGCCGCTGCCGCGCCTCCCTCGCGCGCTCCAGCCGCTCCAGCGCGCGCTGCCCCCGGTGCGGCCCGTGCGTCTCCAACAGCCGCTCCAGCGCCGCGCGCGACTCCGGCGTGAAGGGGTCCTCCGGCATGCGGTTGAGCACCGCCGCGGACAGCGGCAGCCCCACGCCCTTCAGCTCGTCCACCAGCGCCAGCGTCTCGCTGACGGGCAGCGGCTCCGGCAGGGTGGTGACCACCACGCCCGTGCGCGCGGGGTCCTGCAGGAGGTCCAGCCCCTCGCGCACCGCCCGCCCCACGGGCCCGCCCGGCATCAGCGACAGGATGCTCCGGGGCAGCGTGGCCAGCGCCAGCGCGTGGCCGGTGGCGGGCAGGTCCACCACCGTGAGGGGGTGCACCATGCGGCCGTCGGTGTGCTTGCGGCGCACGAGCGACAGCAGCTGGAACATCAGCCCCATCTCCTTCAGCGCCGGCCCCGCCTCCAGGAAGCGCCGCAGGGCCCTGGAGCGCAGCGCGGCTTCCGCCAGCCACTTCGCGGGCAGGGTCTCCTCCAGGAACAGCCGGTGGCCCTCCTGGGCCGACAGGCGCACGAAGGACAGGTTCGCCCCGGCGGTCACCACGCGGGGCCCGGCCTCCTTCACGCCCAGCAGGCCCGCGAGCGTGGACGGGCCGCCCTCGTCCGGGGACAGCTCCGCCAGGAGCACCGGCCGGCCCGTGCGCGCCGCCGCCACCGCCAGCGCGGCGGAGAGCGTCGTCTTGCCCACGCCGCCCTTGCCCGACACGAGCACGGCGCGTCTGCTCCACAAGGACTCCAGCACCACGCTCCCATCCCCCGCGCCAGCGGCGCGACCCTTCACAGTGAGCAAGGAAGCGCGTCCCGACAACCGGCCGGAGATGCGCCCAGGAGCGGCCGTCCGCCTGGCCGCCCTCGGCGGAGCATAGCGGCTTTCCGTTCACTCCCCGTCGGCCCCCCGCGCCGCGCTGACCCGCGCGTGACACAAGGCCCCGCCCCGGGGGCCCCGCGGCTCATGCGGGGCGTCATGACGCGACGTGCGAGGAATGACCCGGCCCCGGAGGACACCCAGGTCGCCGTCCGGAGGGGAACCCGGAGGGTTGTTCGCCGGGACACCCTCTGGAAAGAGGGGTCACGGACTGGTGACGCCCCCCGGGTTTTGGGTACCCTCAGGCCCTCTGCGTGGGAGAGGGCATGGCGGTGCTGCGGGAGTGGGTCTTCGGGACACAGCGTGTCTCGCTGGAGTCCTCCGACATCCTCTGGACGAAGGTCCGAGGCTCGTTTTCAGAGACGGACGTGCGGGAGCTGGTGGACGTGTTCCACGAGCTGGGGGCGGGCCCGGACAAGCCCCTGTACCTCGTCGTGGACCTGAGCAGCTCCGAGGGGCTGTCGGTCGCGCCGCGCAAGTACCTGGCCGAGCACGTGCGCCCCACGTGGTTCCGCGCCGTCGTCTTCTTCGGCGCCAAGCGCACGCACCGGGAGGTGCTGCGCGCGTTGGTGGTGGCGCTCAACT comes from Corallococcus macrosporus and encodes:
- a CDS encoding ArsA family ATPase; this encodes MNLDALLRDKRIIVLCGAGGVGKTTTAAALGVAAARSGRKVLVLTIDPARRLAEAMGLKENGAEPTTVPPERLYADGPRGTGRLDVWMLEPRVVFERMVRRLSATESAARAILEHRLYRFLSELVAGVQEYAAAEALDGFLAEGHYDLILLDTPPSRHALDFLEAPGRLSRFLDDRVISLFGPDSGRTGRLWQGAQALVGRVLDGIFGAGFAQEMRSFVAAFGGLFAGIRLHADRLREHLSSKDAAFLLVTSPEAAALREATFFQETLQAKGLPFAGYVLNRSWAREDGLAPAANLKPHASNAADADAVIGLERLAGVEDARAKAHRSLLARLAEGLPRGAMAIAAPDAGADLEDFRGLVHLGDALTVA
- a CDS encoding STAS/SEC14 domain-containing protein, whose product is MAVLREWVFGTQRVSLESSDILWTKVRGSFSETDVRELVDVFHELGAGPDKPLYLVVDLSSSEGLSVAPRKYLAEHVRPTWFRAVVFFGAKRTHREVLRALVVALNFTGDAKLEAEFVDSEAQARAWLEAHRRRQEGAP
- a CDS encoding ArsA-related P-loop ATPase; this translates as MLESLWSRRAVLVSGKGGVGKTTLSAALAVAAARTGRPVLLAELSPDEGGPSTLAGLLGVKEAGPRVVTAGANLSFVRLSAQEGHRLFLEETLPAKWLAEAALRSRALRRFLEAGPALKEMGLMFQLLSLVRRKHTDGRMVHPLTVVDLPATGHALALATLPRSILSLMPGGPVGRAVREGLDLLQDPARTGVVVTTLPEPLPVSETLALVDELKGVGLPLSAAVLNRMPEDPFTPESRAALERLLETHGPHRGQRALERLERAREARQRLAAGLGVPHWGMPELALTGMALVERLAELLGSTLEGAASHGGREATP
- a CDS encoding CBS domain-containing protein encodes the protein MGTKDYSNGNGRHDLGRADISTPPTDAMATHRSPDVAPPGSRERSESDVSGWNPGRDEEPSNRQGRFHRAAAWRLARVRTDVDDTGTWRADREGERDGGTSGPYGRDDRDPRYANGAGPVRTQGEGTAYEMPEQRASYREWDRTGYGGPEPLLRDRPQGRAASREDARMLERFTPQREERFPLDPRLRESRDAATASGTSRRWRREPLSARDIMTRPVRTARRDSTLREVAQLMRDEDCGVVPIVDADGRLLGLVTDRDLALRAFTGQRAVDGLRAADVMTEEVEAVLPEEDLHGVIELMGRKQVRRVPVVEPDDRLVGIIALGDIASRADQDEELQEALERISSRRSFWSRLR
- a CDS encoding Rieske 2Fe-2S domain-containing protein, with protein sequence MSSSRRDFFKKIIGTGAVVAGLPACAPDIDPAPVLDVQMPGDDGIVSLVVQRYPDLSRTGGAVTLRFPGGSGQENLLVVHPSADTYAVLSATCTHVGCPMGFDGTEAVCPCHLSKFDITTGEVTNPPAKVALKTYVATYNAGTQVLSINIKAGDDAFPALVNGTVTLPFAEFPDLQNTGGMVSGRPTGYGKTIFVFKLEDGTYSAVDSICPHAQCEVGFESSIDGLLCPCHASTFTKTGTVTQGPATSDLKKFTVTADTSNVVVTIA